From the Archangium lipolyticum genome, one window contains:
- a CDS encoding DivIVA domain-containing protein: MKITPLDIRQKRFETALRGFSRREVEAFLELIAGEFEEVVKENIALKEELKRTQLKLEQHVERERTLQETMVTAQRISEDMKAAAKKEAEIILADAEHQAEKIVHGAHQRLVQVVEDINELKRQRAQFESQVKSVVEAHQKLLETFSGRTFADKDYARVEDNVAYLTQKKAQNGE, from the coding sequence ATGAAGATCACCCCGCTCGACATCCGGCAGAAGCGTTTCGAGACGGCCCTGCGCGGCTTCTCTCGGCGCGAGGTGGAGGCCTTCCTGGAGCTCATCGCCGGTGAGTTCGAGGAGGTGGTCAAGGAGAACATCGCCCTCAAGGAGGAGCTCAAGCGCACCCAGCTCAAGCTGGAGCAGCACGTGGAGCGCGAGCGCACCCTCCAGGAGACGATGGTCACCGCCCAGCGCATCAGCGAGGACATGAAGGCCGCCGCCAAGAAGGAGGCGGAGATCATCCTCGCGGATGCCGAGCACCAGGCGGAGAAGATCGTCCACGGCGCCCACCAGCGGCTGGTGCAGGTGGTGGAGGACATCAACGAGCTCAAGCGCCAGCGCGCCCAGTTCGAGTCCCAGGTGAAGTCCGTGGTGGAGGCGCACCAGAAGCTGCTGGAGACCTTCAGCGGGCGCACCTTCGCCGACAAGGACTACGCGCGCGTCGAGGACAACGTGGCCTACCTCACCCAGAAGAAGGCCCAGAACGGCGAGTAG
- a CDS encoding spermidine synthase, with protein METGADQKVIHEARSPFGTVFVVDVGDRRTLRFDSPHGTVQSAILKSDPLAVPTSYVRVAAAGLAFTRGRSRVLVVGLGGGAFPMMLHRLLPRLVVDVVELNPVVVEVATRFFGVHEDSRLRIMVEDGGRFMARQSPRYDLIFLDAFSNSGTPDHLKEALFVEDVRRRLEPGGVAVINIALEESRNVASRVDTFARTFEGCVQLRGASDTNNLILVGTLEPPPSEPQFWHQLWRLGRELGFPGLAQSVVSFQRSTRP; from the coding sequence ATGGAGACCGGCGCTGACCAGAAGGTCATCCACGAGGCCCGTTCGCCCTTTGGTACCGTGTTCGTGGTGGACGTGGGCGATCGGCGCACGCTCCGCTTCGACAGCCCCCACGGCACGGTCCAGAGCGCCATCCTCAAGAGCGATCCGCTCGCCGTCCCCACGAGCTACGTGCGCGTGGCCGCCGCCGGGCTCGCCTTCACCCGGGGGCGCTCCCGCGTCCTGGTGGTGGGCCTCGGTGGTGGTGCGTTCCCCATGATGCTGCACCGGCTCCTGCCCCGCCTGGTGGTGGACGTGGTGGAGCTCAATCCGGTGGTCGTGGAGGTGGCCACGCGCTTCTTCGGCGTCCACGAGGACTCCCGGCTCCGCATCATGGTGGAGGACGGGGGCCGCTTCATGGCGCGCCAGAGTCCCCGTTACGATCTCATCTTCCTGGACGCGTTCTCCAACAGCGGGACACCGGACCACCTGAAGGAAGCGCTCTTCGTCGAGGACGTCCGGCGCAGGCTGGAGCCCGGGGGCGTCGCGGTGATCAACATCGCGCTCGAGGAGTCGCGGAACGTGGCGTCGCGGGTCGACACCTTCGCCAGGACCTTCGAGGGCTGCGTGCAGCTGCGCGGCGCCTCGGACACCAACAACCTCATCCTGGTGGGTACCCTGGAGCCGCCGCCCTCCGAGCCCCAGTTCTGGCATCAGCTCTGGCGGCTCGGGCGCGAGCTGGGCTTCCCGGGGCTGGCCCAGAGCGTGGTGTCCTTCCAGCGGTCCACCCGCCCGTAG
- a CDS encoding J domain-containing protein: MSAAVASSWNWRTLENVEVECTHCGVRMTGHSGPRVKYFRCGSCHRWVSSTYTDVFRADAKMRTHPVKEKTESDERFIAVKDRLEQWLAALDDQDPYRVLGVSPLDSADVVRARFRELALERHPDRGGSEAKMRELNVAYEKILRHRQRKRLEALESGAPVREATSLPARGR, from the coding sequence ATGAGCGCGGCGGTTGCATCGAGCTGGAACTGGCGGACCCTGGAGAACGTGGAGGTCGAGTGCACGCACTGTGGAGTGCGGATGACCGGCCATTCGGGTCCTCGGGTGAAGTACTTCCGCTGCGGCTCGTGCCACCGCTGGGTGTCGAGCACCTACACGGACGTCTTCCGGGCGGACGCGAAGATGCGCACGCACCCGGTGAAGGAGAAGACGGAGTCGGACGAGCGCTTCATCGCGGTGAAGGACCGGCTGGAGCAGTGGCTGGCGGCGCTGGACGATCAGGATCCGTACCGGGTGCTGGGAGTGTCGCCGCTGGACTCGGCGGACGTGGTGCGGGCGCGCTTCCGGGAGCTGGCGCTGGAGCGGCACCCGGACCGGGGCGGCTCGGAGGCGAAGATGCGCGAGCTGAACGTGGCGTACGAGAAGATCCTCCGCCACCGTCAGCGCAAGCGGCTGGAGGCGCTGGAGTCGGGCGCGCCGGTGCGCGAGGCCACGTCGCTGCCCGCGCGCGGCCGGTAG
- a CDS encoding peptidase MA family metallohydrolase — translation MRHLLLLLTLLLSPLAGAQEGYIGPTPQAGHANGGVEPAMVPAARPELVVGELTTPRFRILYTARSEGAARQLATTIESVRDTFVGVLGRDWPGVTELRVGVDRGEFEALALPGGEPPGWAVALAYPEHRIVLLNALTMAGPEGQVTLRHELAHVALGQLGKRWPRWFQEGFAQNVTGENFSMTHYTALFHAVTQEKVFHFEHLSEDWPDRPSDVELAYAQSAAFVAWLSARHGPEGMGRLVDEVATGQPFEQAFGKAFRASLLVEELDWREGLAARYGWLPLTTSTSLLWLGATGLVLAAYVRRRQQKAANLAEMEAQEAAEDAAMRAAFEAELAQQRQQQELVPLSPPPADEGTPETADTAATTEWYESSASHGPEFEDDEEAPPRPSKPTVH, via the coding sequence ATGCGCCACCTGCTGCTGCTCCTGACGTTGCTGCTGTCACCCCTCGCGGGAGCACAGGAGGGGTACATCGGCCCTACGCCCCAGGCCGGCCATGCCAACGGCGGCGTGGAGCCCGCGATGGTGCCCGCTGCCCGGCCGGAGCTGGTGGTGGGCGAGCTGACCACGCCCCGCTTCCGCATCCTCTACACCGCGAGATCCGAGGGCGCCGCGCGCCAGCTGGCCACCACCATCGAGTCCGTGCGCGACACCTTCGTGGGGGTGCTCGGGCGGGACTGGCCGGGGGTGACGGAGCTGCGCGTGGGCGTGGACCGCGGGGAGTTCGAGGCCCTGGCGCTGCCCGGGGGCGAGCCTCCGGGCTGGGCGGTGGCGCTGGCCTACCCGGAGCACCGCATCGTCCTGCTCAACGCCCTGACGATGGCCGGGCCCGAGGGCCAGGTGACGCTGCGGCACGAGCTGGCGCACGTGGCGCTGGGACAGCTCGGCAAGCGCTGGCCTCGCTGGTTCCAGGAGGGTTTCGCGCAGAACGTCACGGGAGAGAACTTCTCCATGACGCACTACACGGCCCTCTTCCACGCGGTGACGCAGGAGAAGGTGTTCCACTTCGAGCACCTCTCCGAGGACTGGCCGGATCGCCCCTCGGACGTGGAGCTCGCCTACGCGCAGAGCGCCGCCTTCGTGGCGTGGCTGTCGGCGCGGCACGGGCCCGAGGGCATGGGCCGGCTGGTGGACGAGGTGGCCACGGGCCAGCCCTTCGAGCAGGCCTTCGGCAAGGCCTTCCGCGCCTCGCTGCTGGTGGAGGAGTTGGATTGGCGGGAAGGGCTGGCCGCGCGCTACGGCTGGCTGCCGCTGACGACGAGCACCTCGCTGCTGTGGCTGGGGGCGACGGGACTGGTGCTCGCGGCCTACGTGCGGCGACGGCAGCAGAAGGCGGCGAATCTGGCCGAGATGGAGGCGCAGGAGGCCGCCGAGGACGCGGCGATGCGCGCGGCCTTCGAGGCGGAGCTCGCCCAGCAGCGGCAGCAGCAGGAGCTGGTCCCCCTCTCGCCGCCCCCCGCGGACGAGGGCACCCCGGAGACGGCGGACACGGCCGCGACCACCGAGTGGTACGAGTCCTCCGCGTCACACGGCCCGGAATTCGAGGACGATGAGGAAGCTCCGCCTCGCCCGTCCAAGCCGACGGTGCATTGA
- a CDS encoding AHH domain-containing protein produces MSPRAVLVLSLLLLVPLSARGESTESGRTFPALETVRVSEFHGPAEGRVLAFKQLGPEPTLGRFSVEEARALVEALERAFQAVEPRSRPPSLVGAPVGVARAGMHLGPTLDAQPSDLERRVWAAFAELQGPSSLPLAASLENSRWFQALKLSPRYMEEGVREAAMELLTSPTVAYSMALSMMLYMAAWAAPEPVFSKALAAAVTLGLLMTYSAVELHTVGVACLNLYREAEVARTQGQLEAAAERFGKAIGGVGLRVLVTVAGAKLAKGLPEVPRGGPWARLSPPRFAFEGGGPGAGRFTFGAGARAQVSVADGTVVLMGVSANTTASAIAAAGASARTSGDCRDAANKGDARAHHLATDKNDISDVSGGPWTPRFKDLFDRAGMSFDDPANIVYLVGHVGPHPKEYHEAVFSRLRAALGDCRSLADCRGRLTKALDMIAGEVCTSDSKLNKLATRRP; encoded by the coding sequence ATGTCTCCGCGCGCTGTCCTTGTACTGAGCCTGCTGTTGTTGGTGCCGCTCTCGGCCCGGGGTGAGTCGACTGAGAGCGGCAGGACCTTTCCGGCGCTGGAAACCGTGAGGGTGAGCGAATTCCACGGCCCCGCGGAGGGCCGAGTGCTCGCCTTCAAGCAGCTCGGGCCGGAGCCGACCCTGGGACGGTTCTCCGTGGAGGAGGCGCGGGCGCTCGTGGAGGCTCTGGAGAGGGCCTTCCAGGCGGTGGAGCCTCGCTCGAGGCCACCCTCCCTGGTGGGAGCACCGGTGGGCGTGGCGAGGGCGGGCATGCACCTCGGGCCAACGCTGGATGCGCAGCCCTCGGACCTGGAGCGACGTGTGTGGGCGGCCTTCGCGGAGCTTCAGGGCCCGTCCTCCCTGCCGTTGGCGGCATCGCTGGAGAACAGCCGGTGGTTCCAGGCGCTCAAACTCTCGCCTCGCTACATGGAAGAAGGGGTGCGCGAGGCGGCCATGGAACTGCTCACCTCGCCCACCGTCGCCTACTCCATGGCCCTGTCCATGATGCTCTACATGGCGGCATGGGCTGCGCCCGAGCCAGTCTTTTCCAAGGCATTGGCCGCGGCGGTGACGCTCGGGTTGTTGATGACCTACAGCGCGGTGGAACTGCACACAGTGGGGGTGGCTTGTCTGAACCTCTACCGGGAAGCGGAGGTGGCGAGGACACAGGGGCAACTGGAGGCAGCGGCCGAGCGCTTTGGAAAGGCAATAGGGGGAGTAGGGCTGCGAGTGCTGGTGACGGTGGCTGGGGCGAAGTTGGCCAAGGGGTTGCCGGAGGTGCCCAGGGGCGGGCCATGGGCGCGCCTTTCGCCTCCACGCTTCGCCTTCGAGGGAGGTGGCCCAGGGGCAGGCCGTTTCACCTTCGGGGCCGGGGCACGTGCTCAGGTGAGTGTGGCGGATGGCACGGTGGTGCTCATGGGCGTGTCAGCCAATACGACGGCGTCTGCGATTGCCGCGGCCGGTGCTTCGGCCCGGACGTCGGGGGATTGCAGGGACGCTGCGAACAAGGGGGACGCCAGGGCTCATCATCTCGCCACCGACAAGAATGACATCTCCGACGTCAGTGGCGGTCCTTGGACTCCGCGCTTCAAGGACCTGTTTGACCGAGCTGGGATGAGCTTCGATGATCCAGCAAACATTGTCTATCTCGTCGGCCACGTGGGGCCACATCCCAAGGAGTATCATGAAGCGGTGTTCAGCCGACTCCGAGCAGCGCTAGGGGATTGCAGGAGCCTGGCTGACTGTCGAGGTAGGCTGACGAAGGCTCTCGATATGATTGCTGGTGAAGTCTGTACGTCCGACTCGAAACTCAACAAACTTGCCACGAGAAGGCCATGA
- a CDS encoding imm11 family protein, with amino-acid sequence MNMPERYFDLSDDLHVAGRWHLSAPDVDENGREIDPWQFKDGVAVELEAMPVLSMVRPGRALDFSMTGLTVPLVHGRVVSLFERLGIAQDVQFIPVRVEGFAEPYFLLNALRVIRCIDDARCEEVLYWRPEDNRPDKSGQYRNVRGLKVDPTKVGAVSVFRPWGWTVVLIVTEQVKLAMESEGITGARFREA; translated from the coding sequence ATGAACATGCCAGAACGATATTTCGATTTATCGGATGATCTGCACGTCGCAGGGCGATGGCATTTGAGCGCTCCCGATGTGGATGAGAATGGACGGGAGATAGATCCATGGCAGTTCAAAGATGGGGTTGCCGTCGAATTGGAGGCAATGCCCGTCCTGAGCATGGTCCGCCCTGGACGTGCCCTCGACTTCAGCATGACCGGCCTGACTGTACCGTTGGTTCACGGGCGCGTCGTCTCTCTCTTCGAGCGACTGGGCATCGCGCAGGATGTCCAATTCATACCAGTCCGGGTAGAGGGATTCGCCGAGCCCTATTTCCTTCTCAATGCACTCCGCGTCATCCGCTGTATTGACGATGCCCGGTGTGAAGAGGTGCTCTATTGGCGGCCTGAGGACAACCGCCCGGACAAATCGGGTCAGTACCGGAATGTCAGGGGATTGAAAGTAGATCCAACGAAGGTGGGGGCCGTCAGCGTCTTCCGCCCCTGGGGCTGGACGGTCGTCCTCATCGTCACCGAGCAGGTCAAACTAGCCATGGAGAGCGAGGGGATCACTGGCGCCCGGTTCAGGGAGGCCTGA
- the proC gene encoding pyrroline-5-carboxylate reductase, translating into MLEQTIAFLGAGNMAEALIKGLLRSGTARPESIIATGRRGDRIEELQRTYGVRTTLDNVAAVREADVVVLSVKPQVLDKVLVQVAPVVDPHKLFISVAAGVPISVMERRLGAGARIIRTMPNTPSLVGAGACALARGEHARDEDLAVATRIFQAVGITTVVDENLLDAVTGLSGSGPAYIFLVIEALSDAGVKVGLPRYTAQKLAAQTVLGSAQLLIETGIHPGQLKDQVTSPGGTAIAGLHTLEAGGLRTTLINAVEAATRRAKELGEQFLEKS; encoded by the coding sequence ATGCTCGAACAGACGATCGCCTTCCTCGGCGCCGGCAACATGGCCGAAGCGCTCATCAAGGGCCTGCTGCGCTCCGGCACCGCCCGGCCCGAATCCATCATCGCCACCGGCCGCCGCGGAGACCGCATCGAGGAGCTGCAGCGCACCTACGGGGTGCGCACCACCCTGGACAACGTGGCCGCCGTGCGCGAGGCGGACGTGGTGGTGCTCTCCGTCAAGCCGCAGGTGCTGGACAAGGTGCTCGTCCAGGTGGCGCCGGTGGTGGACCCGCACAAGCTGTTCATCTCCGTGGCGGCGGGCGTGCCCATCTCCGTCATGGAGCGGCGGCTGGGCGCCGGGGCCCGCATCATCCGCACCATGCCCAACACCCCCTCCCTGGTGGGGGCCGGAGCCTGCGCCCTGGCCCGCGGCGAGCACGCCCGCGACGAGGACCTGGCCGTGGCCACCCGCATCTTCCAGGCCGTGGGCATCACCACCGTAGTGGACGAGAACCTCCTGGACGCCGTCACCGGCCTGTCCGGTAGCGGCCCCGCCTACATCTTCCTCGTCATCGAGGCCCTCTCGGACGCGGGCGTGAAGGTGGGCCTGCCCCGCTACACCGCCCAGAAGCTGGCCGCCCAGACGGTGCTCGGCAGCGCCCAGCTGCTCATCGAGACGGGCATCCACCCCGGCCAGCTCAAGGACCAGGTGACGAGCCCCGGCGGCACCGCCATCGCTGGCCTGCATACCCTGGAAGCAGGCGGGCTGCGCACCACCCTCATCAACGCCGTGGAGGCCGCCACCCGCCGCGCCAAGGAGCTGGGGGAGCAGTTCCTGGAGAAGTCCTAG
- a CDS encoding sensor histidine kinase codes for MGESPHQESLTLQLEAAEERLRVVLGLTDSIVFELDADGRYLSVLTRSDELLAVPRQEMLGRTLVEVLGPEVAAPFMERIQRVLATGQPDRFEYSLEIAGGRRWFSADGMMVPQRPSVAFLVRDVTQQKSLELRLLQADRLAALGTMAAGVSHEVSNPLGYIRSNLHFIAEGLAELRQGLSGAESIPDRARLERTLDECEEALTEAQQGTERIHHVVGDLKTFARGEDTDSMEGRVDVRRALETSINMAMPELKHRARVLRYLQQVPPVRGSESRLGQVFLNLLLNAAQAISGGAPDRNAVEIRLWSEGGQVVSEIQDTGQGIAPENLKRIFDPFFTTKPAGVGTGLGLAICQGIITAMQGEISVLSTVGKGTCFRVVLPVAPPGTDGD; via the coding sequence ATGGGTGAATCGCCCCACCAAGAATCGCTGACACTCCAACTGGAGGCGGCCGAGGAGCGCCTGCGGGTGGTGCTCGGTCTCACGGACAGTATTGTCTTCGAGCTCGACGCCGACGGCCGCTACCTCTCCGTATTGACCCGGTCCGACGAGCTGCTGGCCGTCCCCCGGCAGGAGATGCTGGGACGCACCCTCGTTGAAGTGCTCGGCCCCGAAGTCGCCGCTCCGTTCATGGAGCGCATCCAGCGCGTCCTGGCCACGGGACAACCCGATCGCTTCGAGTATTCGCTGGAGATAGCGGGCGGACGTCGCTGGTTCAGCGCCGACGGGATGATGGTGCCCCAACGTCCGAGCGTGGCCTTCCTGGTCCGGGACGTCACCCAGCAGAAGTCGCTCGAGCTGCGGCTGCTCCAGGCGGACCGGCTGGCGGCGCTCGGCACCATGGCCGCGGGTGTGTCACACGAGGTGAGCAATCCCCTGGGCTACATCCGTTCCAACCTCCACTTCATCGCGGAAGGGCTGGCGGAGCTCCGGCAGGGCTTGAGCGGCGCGGAGAGCATCCCGGATCGTGCCCGACTGGAGCGCACGCTGGATGAGTGCGAGGAGGCGCTCACCGAGGCCCAGCAGGGCACCGAGCGCATCCACCATGTGGTGGGCGACCTGAAGACGTTCGCGCGGGGCGAGGACACGGATTCGATGGAGGGCCGGGTGGACGTCCGGCGCGCGCTGGAGACGTCGATCAACATGGCCATGCCGGAACTGAAGCACCGGGCCCGGGTGCTCCGGTACCTGCAGCAGGTCCCCCCGGTGCGCGGCAGCGAGTCGCGCCTGGGTCAGGTCTTCCTCAACCTGCTGCTCAACGCCGCCCAGGCCATCTCCGGGGGGGCGCCAGACAGGAACGCCGTGGAGATCCGCTTGTGGTCCGAGGGCGGCCAGGTGGTGAGTGAGATCCAGGACACCGGCCAGGGCATCGCTCCCGAGAACCTGAAGCGCATCTTCGATCCGTTCTTCACCACCAAGCCGGCGGGCGTGGGAACGGGCCTGGGGCTCGCCATCTGCCAGGGCATCATCACCGCGATGCAGGGGGAGATCTCCGTGCTGAGCACCGTGGGCAAGGGCACCTGCTTCCGCGTGGTGCTGCCCGTCGCGCCCCCCGGCACGGACGGGGACTGA
- a CDS encoding DUF167 domain-containing protein, whose protein sequence is MTASWLKEVPGAVELAVLVQPRASRTRVVGEHDGMLKLQLAAPPVDGEANAALLEFLAKQLGVPRRQVTLVAGDASRRKRVRVEGLGAAEVQAVMSGGT, encoded by the coding sequence GTGACGGCCTCGTGGCTCAAGGAAGTCCCCGGGGCGGTGGAGCTGGCCGTGCTGGTGCAGCCCCGGGCCTCGCGCACCCGCGTGGTGGGTGAGCACGATGGGATGCTGAAGCTCCAGCTCGCCGCCCCTCCCGTGGATGGCGAGGCCAACGCCGCCCTGCTCGAGTTCCTGGCCAAACAGCTGGGTGTGCCCCGGCGGCAGGTGACACTGGTGGCCGGTGACGCCTCGCGTCGAAAACGGGTTCGAGTCGAGGGGCTTGGCGCGGCGGAGGTCCAGGCTGTTATGTCTGGGGGCACGTGA
- a CDS encoding imm11 family protein translates to MSFPPRYFELWDEMSVPGRWVLKQKDIDEHGKRVDPWLFDKGKAIHLAGRPILGISHPGIPLDFSLTELATPVVTERVVSLFQSLEFEKEVQFIPAQVEGRSEPYFILNVLQVIRCIDDARCEEVAYWTPEDGEPELVGKYQKVYGMKVDPARIGDTNICRPWGWTGAIIVTERIKLAMEGAGITGTRFREA, encoded by the coding sequence ATGAGTTTTCCTCCTCGTTATTTTGAATTGTGGGACGAAATGAGTGTCCCGGGTCGTTGGGTGTTGAAGCAGAAGGACATCGACGAGCATGGGAAAAGAGTGGATCCCTGGCTGTTCGACAAAGGGAAAGCCATCCACTTGGCGGGAAGGCCCATTCTCGGGATTTCCCATCCCGGCATCCCGCTTGATTTCAGCTTGACCGAGCTTGCCACGCCGGTGGTGACCGAGCGTGTCGTCTCTCTATTCCAAAGCCTGGAGTTCGAGAAAGAGGTTCAGTTCATTCCCGCCCAGGTGGAGGGACGGTCCGAGCCCTATTTCATCCTCAATGTCTTGCAGGTCATCCGGTGCATCGACGACGCCAGGTGCGAAGAGGTGGCGTATTGGACGCCCGAGGATGGCGAGCCGGAACTGGTCGGCAAATATCAGAAGGTCTACGGGATGAAGGTAGACCCGGCCCGGATTGGAGACACCAACATCTGCCGCCCCTGGGGCTGGACGGGCGCCATCATCGTCACCGAGCGCATCAAACTGGCGATGGAGGGCGCTGGTATCACCGGCACCCGGTTCCGGGAGGCCTGA
- a CDS encoding RNA ligase family protein, which yields MERKLVSVQRVDHLEPIAGADNILKARVMGWDVVVKKGEFAPGDPCVFFEIDSVLPSGAPWAEFLRPRGFRVKTARLRGVLSQGLALPVSILPSEVPPHGTDVKELLGVVKFEPVLPDTREIAGPFPGQVPKTDELRLQSALGVLDELRGLDFYVTTKLDGTSATFFRPLEGELVACSRNWALARGPNPVWRIAERYALDTVLPPGFAVQGELCGPGIQKNRLGLSEPDLFVFSVHDIRTGVYLDQAALAAFCAERGLRTVPVEHVVTGDAARTFDHSLEHYLKLAQGFYTGTRNRKEGIVVRPLVERQSPTLGGRLSFKVINNDFLLKDED from the coding sequence ATGGAGAGGAAGCTGGTGTCCGTGCAGCGTGTCGATCACCTCGAGCCCATCGCGGGTGCCGACAACATCCTGAAGGCGCGGGTGATGGGCTGGGACGTCGTCGTCAAGAAGGGCGAGTTCGCCCCAGGCGACCCCTGCGTCTTCTTCGAGATCGACAGCGTGCTGCCCTCGGGGGCGCCGTGGGCGGAGTTCCTCCGGCCGCGAGGCTTCCGGGTGAAGACCGCGCGTCTGCGGGGGGTGCTGTCCCAGGGGCTCGCCCTGCCCGTCTCCATCCTCCCCAGCGAGGTGCCCCCGCACGGCACCGATGTGAAGGAGCTGCTCGGGGTCGTGAAGTTCGAGCCGGTGCTGCCCGACACGCGGGAGATCGCCGGGCCCTTCCCGGGCCAGGTGCCCAAGACGGATGAGCTCCGCCTGCAGTCGGCGCTCGGCGTCTTGGACGAGCTGCGAGGCCTCGACTTCTACGTGACGACGAAGCTGGATGGGACCTCCGCGACCTTCTTCCGGCCGCTCGAGGGTGAGCTCGTGGCCTGCTCCCGCAACTGGGCGCTGGCACGCGGGCCGAACCCGGTATGGCGCATCGCCGAGCGGTACGCGCTCGACACGGTCCTCCCGCCCGGCTTCGCCGTGCAGGGCGAGCTGTGTGGCCCCGGCATCCAGAAGAACCGCCTGGGCCTCTCCGAGCCCGACCTGTTCGTGTTCAGCGTCCACGACATCCGGACCGGGGTCTACCTCGACCAGGCGGCACTCGCCGCGTTCTGCGCCGAGCGGGGGCTGCGCACCGTCCCGGTCGAGCACGTCGTCACCGGCGACGCCGCACGCACGTTCGACCACAGCCTCGAGCACTACCTGAAGCTCGCCCAGGGCTTCTACACGGGCACCCGCAACCGCAAGGAGGGCATCGTGGTGCGGCCCCTCGTCGAGCGGCAGTCGCCCACGCTCGGGGGCAGGCTCTCGTTCAAGGTCATCAACAACGACTTCCTGCTCAAGGACGAGGACTGA